The segment GTCGTGGACCTGCGCGACGTCGTGCTCCGCGTCGCCGACGAGTACCCGGGGCTGAGGCTCAGCCTGGCCGAGCGGCTCGAGGTCGTCGGCGACCCTGAGCGTCTCGTGCAGGTGGTGCGCAACCTCGTGAGGAACGCGCTGCAGGCCGTCGGCCGGGCGAACGGCGTCGCGGTGAGCCTGCGCAACGAGGGCGCCAGCGCGGTGCTGGAGGTCTGCGACGACGGCCCCGGCATGAGCGAGGAGACCGTGCGTCGGGTCTTCGACCACGGCTTCAGCGGCGGAGGCGGGGTCGGCGTGGGGCTGACCGTGTGCAAGCGGCTCGTAGAGCAGCACGACGGCGAGCTGCGCCTGCGGTCGAAGGCGGGGGAGGGCACCTGCTGCGAGGTGCGCCTGGAGAGCCTGGCCTCGCGCTTGGCGGGGGCCGAGGAGCGTCCGGCGGAGGCGTCGGTGGGCGGGGTCGCCCGACCGGACCCGGCGGGGGCGTCGTGACCCCACGAGCGGCCACCGGGCTCGCGGCCGCGCGGCGCGCGGACCCTGGGAGCGACCTGGCCAGACGCTTCAGGCCGCGTAAGGTTCGCGTAAGGTTCAGGCCGCACCGTCACCCCTGGATAGCTGCCACTGCGGCGGAGGAGCTCTCGTGAGGCGGACCGCCACGATAGCCTGCCTGCTCCTGGTCCTCTCCTGGGCGCTGGCGATCGACATCCCGCAAGACGCGGCCGTGCTGATCACGTCGCGCGACGGCACCATCGTCGGCGTCGGGCGCGCGCGGGACGGCGAGGGCTTCGTCCTCGAGCTGCTGCCGGGCTTCGCCGGGATGGGCACGCTGTTGTTCACTACGCCGGACGGCGACGTGCACGTGGTCGAGGTCATGGTCCGCGAGGGCACGGTCTTCGTGGAGGAGACCGACCTGCGCGCCGCCGCGACGGCGGCGGGCTTCGGCGAGGTCGTGATCGGCCCGGCGGCCCCCGCCGCGGAGCCGTCGGCCGAGGGCCCGCCTCCCGCGGAGCCGCCCGCCGGGGCGAGCCCTCCCGCCGCGGAGGAGCCCCCGGTCGGGGCCGGGCCGCCGGCCGCGGGCGAGACGCCTCCCGAGGCCGGGCCGCCTGCCGCCGGCGAGCCCCCTGGCGACGCCGGTCCTCCTGCCGCGGAGCCGCCCGCCGAAGCGGGCCCACCCGACGCGGCCCCGCCGGCCGGCGACGAGCCTCCGGAGGACGCGCCCGCCGACGCGCCTCCGCCCGCCGACGCGCCTCCTCCCGCCGACGCCCCGCCGCCGGACGCCGGCCCGCCCGAGGAAGCCGAGCCTCCCGACGCGGAGCCGCCGGTCGCCGAGGAGCCGGCCGGAGAGCCGCCCGAGGAGGGTCAGCCGGAGGAACCGGCCCCGCCGGCCGAGGCCGGCCCGGCGCCCGACGCGGTCCCTCCCCCCGACGCCGCGCCCCCGCCCGCTGAGCCGGCGCCTTCGCCCGAGGAAGCGCCGCCGGACGCTCCGGCGCCGCCGGACGCGGGTCCGCCGCCGGGCGAGGACGACGACCCGGCGGGCGCCGGACCCCCTCCGGACGCCGCGCCTCCGCCAGAGGCGGCGCCGCCTCCCGCTGAGCCGCCACCGGACGCCGCGCCTCCGGCAGGCGAGGACCCCGGGGCGGGACCCGATGCGCCTCCCGAGCCCGGCGCGCCCGGCGGCGAGGAGCCGGCTGCCCCGCCGCCCGCCGACGACGGCCCGCCCGCCGCGCCGCCGCCGCCCGCCGACGAGCCGCCGGCGGACGAGCCGCCGCCCGCCGAGGACGAGCCCCCCGTGGAAGAGCCGGCGCCGGCGGAGGACGAGCCGCCCCCTGAGGACCAGCCGCCCGTCGACGCACCCGCGCCCGCCGGGGAGCCCCCCGAGGTCGGGCCGCCCGTGGGGGAGCCCCCGCCTCCCGACGCCCCGCCAGCGGAGACGCCGCCTCCCGACGAGGCGCCACCGCCGCCGGCGGAGACGCCGCCACCGGACATCGAACCGCCGCCGGACGAACCGCCTACCCCCGAGGAGCCGCCGCCCGATGCCGCCCCGCCGCCCGACGCGGAGCCGCCTCCCGACGCCGAGCCCCCGCCGAACGAACCGGCTCCGCCGGTGGACGAGCCGGCGCCCGACGCCGAGCCGCCTCCGGCGGAGGACGAGCCGCCTTCGGTCGGCGGCGGTCCGTGAGCTCCGGCCCGTGTACCGATGAGCATGGGAAAGCGTGGACATCCGCTACCCTTGACCTAACCTCGAGAACAGCGATGGGGACCCTGACGCCCCGCGCTGCATAGGGCCGTAGGCAGGGCCGCCGGCGCGTCATCCCTCCCTTCAGCCACCCAGCGGGCCCCGCAGGGCAGGCGCGCGCCGCGCGCTCCCGAGCCGCGGCCCGCGAGGCTGAAGCTCGTCAGGGAGGGGAGACGGCTATCATGCGTGAGTACGAGCGAACCACCTGGTCGAGAGCGCGTTGGATCATCGCGGCGCTGGCCGTGACGGGGCTGGTGCTGGCGCAGGACGCCCCGGACATCACCGCCGACTCGTTCACGAGCGACTTCTCGGTGATGCAGCAGCTCAGGGACATCGCCGCCCAGGGCAGCGGCGCGATCGCGGTGCTGCTGCCGGAGACGACCACGTCGGCGCGGTACGTCGCGTTCGACGAGCCGTTCCTACGCCGGGCGTTCCAGGAGGCCGGCGTCGCCGACAGCGACATCATCATCACCAACGCCCAGGGCAGCGAGTCGACGCAGCTGACCCAGGCGCAGGCCGCCATCACGCAGGGCGCCACGGTGCTGATCGTCGACCCGATCTCCTCCGGCGTGGGCGCGTCCATCGAGCAGTACGCGGCCGAGCAGGGCGTCCCGGTGATCGACTACGACAGGCTGACCCTCGGCGGCGCCAGGAACTACTACGTGAGCTTCGACAACGTCCGCGTCGGCGAGCTGATCGGCGAGGGGCTCGTGAGCTGCATCGCGGACTGGGGCGTGGAGTCCCCGAACGTCCTCGTGATGAGCGGCGCCCCCACCGACAACAACGCCACCCTCTTCGCCCAGGGCTACAACTCGGTCCTCGAGCCGTACTTCGCCGACGGCACGTACACGAACGCCGGCGCGCCCGCCGGCACCTGGGACCCGGCGCAGGCGCGCACGACGTTCGAGGGGCAGTTCACGGCGAACCAGGAGATCAACGCGGTCGTGACCCCCAACGACGACAACGCCAACGCCGTGATCTCGTACCTCAAGACCCTCAACGTGCCGCCGCGCACGTTCCCGACCACCGGCCAGGACGCCACGCTGCAGGGCCTGCAGAACGTCCTCGCCGGGTACCAGTGCGGCACCGTCTACAAGCCCATCAACCTCGAGGCGCAGGCGACGGCCGCCCTCGCCCTGTTCATCCGCGCCGGCATGGAGCCGCCGGCCGGGCTCGTGAACGGCACGACGCTGGACTCGCAGGCGAACGTCGAAGTCCCCTCGGTGCTGCTCGACCCGATCTGGGTGACGCCCGAGAACATGGCCGAGACGGTCGTGGCGGACGGCTTCGTCGACCCGGCAGAGCTCTGCGCGGGCTTCGAGGACGAGTGCGCTGCCGCCGGCATCGAACAGTAGGGGCGGCGTGACGGACCAGTCGGCTCGGCCCGGTGGCGACACCGGCGCCGAGCCGCTGCTGCGCCTGGAGGGCATCCGCAAGGACTTCGGCGCCGTGCGGGCGCTGCGCGGCGTCGACCTCTCGCTGCCGCGCGGACAGGTCACGGCGCTGGTGGGCGACAACGGCGCCGGGAAGTCGGTGACGGTGAAGGTCATCGCCGGCACCTACCAGCCCGACGCCGGGGTGATCCTGTGGGAGGGCTCCCCCGTCCGCATCCGCACCCCCAAGGAGGCGTCGGCGCTGGGCATCGAGGTCGTCTACCAGGACCTCGCGCTGTGCGACAACCTCGACGTCGTCCAGAACATGTTCCTCGGCCGCGAGATCATGCGGAACGGCCTCCTGGCCGAGGACGAGATGGAGCGCGCCGCGTCCCAGACGCTGGCGGACCTGCGCGTCACGACCGTGCAGTCGGTGCGGCTGCCGGTGGCGGCGCTGTCCGGCGGGCAGCGCCAGTCCGTCGCCGTCGC is part of the Trueperaceae bacterium genome and harbors:
- a CDS encoding substrate-binding domain-containing protein, whose protein sequence is MREYERTTWSRARWIIAALAVTGLVLAQDAPDITADSFTSDFSVMQQLRDIAAQGSGAIAVLLPETTTSARYVAFDEPFLRRAFQEAGVADSDIIITNAQGSESTQLTQAQAAITQGATVLIVDPISSGVGASIEQYAAEQGVPVIDYDRLTLGGARNYYVSFDNVRVGELIGEGLVSCIADWGVESPNVLVMSGAPTDNNATLFAQGYNSVLEPYFADGTYTNAGAPAGTWDPAQARTTFEGQFTANQEINAVVTPNDDNANAVISYLKTLNVPPRTFPTTGQDATLQGLQNVLAGYQCGTVYKPINLEAQATAALALFIRAGMEPPAGLVNGTTLDSQANVEVPSVLLDPIWVTPENMAETVVADGFVDPAELCAGFEDECAAAGIEQ
- a CDS encoding ATP-binding cassette domain-containing protein, coding for MTDQSARPGGDTGAEPLLRLEGIRKDFGAVRALRGVDLSLPRGQVTALVGDNGAGKSVTVKVIAGTYQPDAGVILWEGSPVRIRTPKEASALGIEVVYQDLALCDNLDVVQNMFLGREIMRNGLLAEDEMERAASQTLADLRVTTVQSVRLPVAALSGGQRQSVAVAKAVMWNSKLVILDEPTAALGVAQTKQVLALVRRLAEQGLAVMMISHNLVDVFEVADRIAVMRLGEVVSEGPTSDTDVQTVVELMTTGKRRAA